A window of the Helianthus annuus cultivar XRQ/B chromosome 4, HanXRQr2.0-SUNRISE, whole genome shotgun sequence genome harbors these coding sequences:
- the LOC110936264 gene encoding peroxidase N1: protein MEALSPNRKHTLLVVLLATLITLAVGQGTRLGFYRTSCPRVESIVQSAVQSAIRSNPAMAPGLLRMFFHDCFVNGCDASILLDSSSSEKTAPPNSLLRGFEVIDAAKTQLETACPGVVSCADILALAARDSVVQTGGTGWPVPLGRRDGLVSRAADTANLPAFNDPVSVQVRKFTDKGLNTQDLVALSGAHTIGTAACALFSYRLYNFNNTNGPDPTIDTAFLPTLRNLCPNGGDGSRRVDLDTGSVGRFDNSYYSNLRNRRGVLESDAALWNDPTTQRFLNRFLGVRGLLGLTFNVEFGRSMIKMGNIEVKTGTQGEIRRVCTATN, encoded by the exons ATGGAGGCTCTTTCTCCTAACAGAAAACATACGTTGTTGGTTGTATTGTTAGCCACCTTAATAACCTTAGCAGTTGGCCAAGGCACACGACTTGGGTTCTACCGGACCTCATGCCCAAGGGTGGAATCCATCGTGCAGTCTGCGGTCCAGTCTGCTATCCGCTCCAACCCTGCCATGGCACCCGGTTTACTAAGAATGTTCTTTCACGATTGCTTTGTTAATGGCTGCGACGCCTCTATTCTACTCGACAGTTCATCTTCTGAAAAAACCGCCCCCCCAAACTCGTTGTTGAGAGGCTTTGAAGTCATTGATGCCGCAAAGACACAGCTGGAAACCGCGTGTCCTGGGGTGGTTTCTTGTGCTGATATTCTTGCCCTCGCTGCCCGTGATTCTGTGGTCCAG ACCGGAGGAACGGGCTGGCCGGTGCCATTAGGTCGGAGAGATGGATTAGTTTCTCGTGCAGCGGATACCGCGAACCTGCCAGCTTTTAACGACCCGGTTAGTGTCCAAGTCAGGAAGTTTACTGACAAGGGTCTTAACACCCAAGATCTTGTTGCCCTTAGTG GAGCACATACAATCGGGACAGCAGCATGCGCGTTATTTAGCTACAGGCTATACAACTTCAACAACACGAATGGACCTGACCCGACTATTGACACAGCATTCCTTCCCACACTCCGAAACCTATGCCCCAATGGTGGTGATGGTTCAAGACGTGTCGATTTAGACACAGGCAGTGTTGGCAGGTTCGACAACTCATACTACTCAAACTTGAGGAACAGGCGGGGAGTGCTTGAATCCGATGCTGCTTTATGGAATGACCCGACAACACAAAGGTTTCTGAACCGGTTTCTTGGAGTTAGGGGACTGCTTGGATTGACATTCAATGTTGAGTTCGGGAGATCGATGATTAAGATGGGTAATATTGAGGTGAAAACCGGTACCCAAGGCGAAATTCGCAGGGTTTGCACTGCTACCAATTGA